From one Comamonas piscis genomic stretch:
- a CDS encoding TetR/AcrR family transcriptional regulator — protein sequence MPNLHQIKSEQTRERLMDAALALMEAKGLAGLSMHEVARSAGMTTGAVQHHFPSKAALMLQIIQRLVQKIDTDDSFWPSPRWPLQRRADHFVHEAWQRLYGQPRFAVAWEAYLAVRADAAMVAHIQAERALINDKLQLRMVRSFPEWADAPDAVARFQLVLSCLRGMGVLAPFSSPAAMELQLQQLSLLLQSFSPEVTP from the coding sequence GTGCCCAATCTGCACCAAATAAAAAGCGAACAGACGCGCGAGCGGCTGATGGATGCTGCGCTGGCATTGATGGAAGCCAAGGGGCTCGCAGGCCTGTCCATGCACGAGGTGGCGCGTAGCGCAGGCATGACGACCGGTGCGGTGCAGCACCACTTCCCATCCAAGGCCGCACTGATGCTGCAGATCATTCAGCGGCTGGTGCAGAAGATCGATACCGACGACAGCTTCTGGCCATCACCGCGCTGGCCCTTGCAGCGGCGCGCCGACCACTTTGTACACGAGGCCTGGCAACGGCTTTATGGCCAGCCGCGCTTTGCGGTGGCCTGGGAGGCCTACCTGGCGGTACGCGCCGACGCGGCCATGGTGGCGCATATCCAGGCCGAGCGCGCGCTCATCAACGACAAATTGCAGCTGCGCATGGTCCGCAGTTTTCCCGAGTGGGCCGATGCGCCCGATGCGGTGGCGCGCTTTCAGCTGGTGCTGTCCTGCCTGCGCGGCATGGGCGTGCTGGCGCCTTTTTCCAGCCCTGCTGCGATGGAGCTGCAACTGCAGCAGCTGTCCCTGCTTCTTCAATCCTTTAGTCCCGAGGTGACCCCTTGA
- a CDS encoding choice-of-anchor J domain-containing protein, which yields MAMNHFLCAGAFAALASVGVHHSAHAQAFTEAFNDISTLAGSGWVTSNASQGVGSTGWFQGNPVSASGPFDAQSGATNAYIAANFNNTGNVGTISNWLITPNRTVRNGDVLTFYTRKASPDNYADRLEVRLSTNGASTNVGSGSTVGDFTTLLTSINPTLVLGVYPTTWTQYTVTVSGLPAPTSSRMAFRYFVTNGGLSGTNSDYIGIDTVSYTPYACPPVMPTPAGALAGGSVGQSYSTTLSQSGALGAPNFAVTSGALPPGLTLSSSGTISGTPTSVAAANFTVTVNDASGCSGSQPYSITVEQGSQSISFPSQSPASQPFVPGASFAINPLASASSGLAVSYGSSTPAVCTVVGSDVSINGGGICSLVAQQAGDVNYTAAPSQSQSVTIGKAAQTIAFSSFIPANAKVGGSYTVSADGGASGNPVSFSVDSGSLSVCSISGTLVSFNAAGNCSINANQLGNANYSDATQVQQMVSIGQGGSGISISSSQNPSQPGQAVTFTVSVAFDPNKSAALQAKAAPVPTGTVEILDGATSLGSAALVNGVATITATPPATAGTHSLVASYSGDANYPAAQSEAFIQSVAAAVPTAVPTLSAWAALSLSAVLALVGLTVVRRRPGA from the coding sequence ATGGCCATGAACCATTTTTTATGTGCGGGAGCGTTTGCAGCATTGGCCTCTGTAGGAGTGCACCACAGCGCACATGCACAGGCATTTACAGAAGCTTTTAACGACATCAGTACCCTGGCCGGTAGCGGATGGGTAACGAGCAATGCCAGCCAGGGGGTCGGGTCCACCGGCTGGTTTCAAGGCAATCCCGTCTCTGCAAGTGGTCCATTTGACGCACAAAGCGGTGCTACCAATGCGTATATCGCAGCCAACTTCAACAACACTGGCAATGTCGGCACGATCAGCAACTGGCTGATTACACCCAATCGAACTGTGCGCAATGGCGATGTGCTGACCTTTTACACAAGAAAGGCATCACCGGACAATTATGCCGATCGCCTCGAAGTGCGCCTCAGCACGAATGGGGCCAGCACAAATGTCGGCAGTGGCAGTACCGTGGGTGATTTCACGACGCTACTGACCAGCATCAACCCGACCCTGGTCTTGGGTGTATATCCCACCACCTGGACGCAGTACACCGTCACTGTTTCAGGGCTGCCAGCCCCTACCTCCTCGCGCATGGCCTTCCGTTACTTCGTCACCAATGGCGGCTTGTCCGGAACGAACTCAGATTACATCGGCATCGACACTGTGAGCTATACGCCCTATGCCTGCCCTCCTGTCATGCCTACGCCTGCGGGCGCCCTTGCTGGAGGCAGCGTGGGTCAAAGCTACAGCACCACACTCAGCCAGAGTGGCGCGCTGGGCGCGCCAAACTTTGCCGTGACCTCGGGGGCACTGCCACCAGGTTTGACACTGTCGAGCAGCGGCACCATTTCCGGCACCCCGACATCCGTGGCAGCTGCCAATTTCACGGTCACAGTGAACGATGCGAGCGGCTGTTCGGGCTCCCAGCCCTATTCCATCACTGTGGAACAGGGATCGCAATCCATCAGCTTCCCATCGCAAAGCCCTGCCAGCCAGCCGTTCGTACCTGGTGCCTCCTTCGCGATCAACCCGCTGGCCTCGGCTAGCTCGGGTTTGGCCGTGAGCTATGGCAGCAGCACCCCAGCGGTGTGCACAGTGGTGGGCAGCGATGTTTCCATCAACGGTGGCGGAATCTGCTCACTCGTCGCACAGCAAGCCGGCGATGTGAACTACACAGCTGCGCCGTCCCAATCGCAGAGCGTCACGATTGGCAAGGCAGCGCAGACCATCGCCTTCAGCTCCTTCATCCCCGCCAATGCCAAGGTAGGCGGCAGCTATACCGTTTCCGCCGATGGTGGAGCCTCCGGCAATCCGGTTAGCTTCTCAGTCGACAGCGGTAGCCTCTCGGTCTGCAGCATCAGCGGCACTTTGGTCTCCTTCAATGCCGCCGGCAACTGCAGCATCAACGCGAACCAGCTGGGCAATGCCAACTACAGCGATGCCACCCAGGTGCAACAGATGGTCTCCATCGGCCAAGGCGGATCGGGCATCAGCATCAGCTCCAGCCAGAACCCCTCGCAGCCCGGTCAGGCCGTGACATTCACGGTGTCGGTGGCCTTCGATCCCAACAAGAGTGCTGCGCTGCAAGCAAAGGCTGCACCGGTGCCCACGGGAACGGTCGAGATCCTGGACGGCGCCACATCGCTGGGGAGCGCGGCACTCGTGAATGGCGTAGCCACCATCACGGCCACACCGCCTGCCACGGCGGGGACACATAGCCTCGTTGCCAGCTACAGCGGCGATGCCAACTACCCAGCCGCCCAGAGCGAAGCCTTTATCCAATCCGTCGCGGCAGCGGTACCAACGGCGGTGCCTACGCTGTCTGCATGGGCGGCACTCAGCTTGTCCGCCGTGCTGGCACTTGTCGGACTCACTGTAGTCCGCAGACGCCCTGGTGCATAA
- a CDS encoding amidase translates to MSLVEHSAVELRSLIQSRQISPVELLDDCIARMQAINPAVNALCATDFERARSAAQLAEAQVGRRSQLPLLHGLPLGVKDLQATEGLLTTSGNVRLRAHVPVKDNAFVARLRGQGAIVTAKTNTPDMGAGANSRNPVWGATGNPFNPDLNAGGSSGGSAAALATDMFPLCTGSDTGGSLRIPAALCGVVGLRPSPGLIANDDRPLGWSAISVLGPMGRDVADTALMMQASMGPHPMDPLSMGVSHAPVWPVPEMDLRGLRVAYTEDFGTCAVDPVVRRAFRQRVQALAGEVACMEALPWNLEEAHRCFDIIRAESFVAAFADIYRTAPETLGPNVLANVEMAASISLGDRAWAHLAQTRIQRMFQRSFEQYDLVLAPVTPLSPFPWTQLYAQEVDGKAQRNYYEWLSLTYVVTLATNPALSLPCGRDEAGMPFGLQMIGPLHQDGRLLAMAAAVEKLGLHNADFARPRPDLAALAQPRPELRSIVTHPPELGGAAQAHVGQAV, encoded by the coding sequence ATGAGTTTGGTAGAACACAGCGCAGTCGAGCTGCGCAGCCTGATCCAGAGCCGGCAGATCTCGCCGGTCGAACTGCTGGATGATTGCATTGCCCGCATGCAGGCCATCAACCCGGCGGTGAATGCGCTCTGCGCCACCGATTTTGAGCGCGCCCGCAGCGCTGCCCAACTGGCAGAAGCGCAGGTGGGTCGGCGCAGCCAGCTGCCGCTGCTGCATGGCCTGCCCTTGGGTGTGAAGGACCTGCAGGCCACCGAAGGCCTGCTGACCACCAGCGGCAATGTGCGGCTGCGCGCCCATGTGCCCGTCAAAGACAATGCCTTCGTGGCCCGGCTGCGCGGCCAAGGCGCAATCGTCACGGCCAAGACCAATACGCCTGACATGGGTGCGGGGGCCAACAGCCGCAACCCGGTCTGGGGCGCCACGGGCAACCCTTTCAATCCGGATCTGAATGCAGGGGGCTCCTCGGGCGGCTCGGCGGCGGCGCTGGCGACCGATATGTTTCCGCTTTGCACCGGCTCGGACACCGGCGGCTCGCTGCGCATTCCGGCGGCGCTCTGCGGCGTGGTCGGCCTGCGCCCCTCGCCGGGCTTGATTGCCAATGATGACCGGCCGCTGGGCTGGTCGGCCATCTCGGTGCTGGGCCCCATGGGCCGTGATGTGGCCGATACCGCGCTGATGATGCAGGCGAGCATGGGCCCGCACCCGATGGACCCGCTGAGCATGGGTGTGAGCCATGCCCCCGTCTGGCCCGTGCCGGAGATGGACCTGCGCGGCCTGCGCGTGGCCTACACCGAAGACTTTGGCACCTGCGCAGTCGACCCGGTAGTGCGCCGTGCCTTCCGCCAACGGGTGCAGGCGCTGGCCGGTGAGGTGGCCTGTATGGAGGCCTTGCCCTGGAACCTGGAAGAGGCGCACCGCTGCTTTGACATCATCCGCGCCGAAAGCTTTGTTGCGGCCTTTGCCGATATCTACCGCACGGCCCCCGAGACCCTGGGCCCCAATGTGCTGGCCAATGTGGAGATGGCAGCCAGCATCAGCCTGGGCGACCGGGCCTGGGCGCACCTGGCGCAGACCCGTATCCAGCGCATGTTCCAGCGCAGCTTTGAACAATACGACCTGGTGCTGGCGCCGGTGACGCCGCTGTCGCCCTTCCCCTGGACGCAGCTTTATGCGCAAGAGGTGGATGGCAAGGCCCAGCGCAACTACTACGAATGGCTGAGCCTGACCTATGTGGTGACCCTGGCGACCAACCCTGCGCTGTCGCTGCCCTGCGGCCGTGATGAGGCAGGCATGCCTTTTGGCCTGCAGATGATTGGCCCGCTGCACCAGGACGGCCGCCTGCTGGCGATGGCGGCAGCGGTCGAAAAGCTGGGCCTGCACAACGCTGACTTTGCCCGCCCCCGCCCCGATCTGGCAGCCTTGGCCCAGCCCCGGCCCGAACTGCGCAGCATCGTCACCCACCCGCCGGAGCTGGGTGGCGCCGCGCAGGCCCATGTGGGCCAGGCGGTCTAA
- a CDS encoding Bug family tripartite tricarboxylate transporter substrate binding protein, which translates to MIRASILACGLSAWALGAAAQNPLQVIAQQPPGSGSDAMTRAWGECTGRLMGRPVVVQNKAGANGILAINYLKGQPADGSFAMTIGMSQMTITPYVHSQMPYDPLKDFAGVAMIGSSPLVLVVPAGVGVNKLADLEKVAKSQAGGLNFGSPGKGSPAHLLTTALTDAMHWPATHVPFVGESAGLTALMGQQIQAMTLVLNTAAPQVKAGKLVPLAIFAGQRSPVLPDVPTIAEAGGPAVLARPSWIAVVAKKGTPPEVIKALNDATNQCYSDPVYANSMDKMGVTLMRSQPADVLGFAERDIAVWKPLIDKLGLATQ; encoded by the coding sequence TTGATCAGAGCATCTATCCTTGCCTGCGGCCTTTCGGCCTGGGCACTCGGCGCCGCCGCCCAGAACCCCTTGCAAGTGATCGCGCAGCAGCCGCCGGGCAGCGGCTCGGATGCGATGACGCGCGCCTGGGGCGAATGTACCGGGCGGCTGATGGGGCGACCGGTGGTGGTGCAGAACAAGGCGGGGGCCAATGGCATCCTGGCCATCAACTACCTCAAGGGCCAGCCAGCGGATGGCTCGTTTGCGATGACGATCGGCATGTCGCAGATGACGATCACGCCCTATGTTCACTCGCAGATGCCCTATGACCCGCTGAAGGACTTTGCTGGTGTGGCGATGATTGGCTCGTCCCCGCTGGTGCTGGTGGTGCCGGCGGGCGTGGGCGTGAACAAGCTGGCGGATCTGGAGAAAGTGGCCAAGTCCCAGGCGGGCGGGCTGAACTTTGGCTCACCCGGCAAGGGCAGCCCCGCGCATTTGCTGACCACGGCGCTGACCGATGCGATGCACTGGCCCGCTACCCATGTGCCCTTTGTGGGCGAGAGCGCGGGCCTGACGGCCCTGATGGGCCAGCAGATCCAGGCGATGACCCTGGTGCTGAACACCGCAGCGCCCCAGGTCAAGGCGGGCAAGCTGGTGCCGCTGGCAATTTTTGCCGGCCAGCGCTCGCCGGTGCTGCCCGATGTGCCGACCATTGCCGAGGCCGGTGGGCCGGCGGTGCTGGCGCGTCCTTCCTGGATTGCCGTGGTGGCCAAGAAAGGCACGCCGCCTGAGGTGATCAAGGCGTTGAACGATGCCACCAACCAGTGCTACAGCGACCCGGTCTATGCCAACAGCATGGACAAGATGGGCGTGACCCTGATGCGCAGCCAGCCTGCCGATGTGCTGGGTTTTGCCGAGCGCGACATCGCCGTCTGGAAGCCTTTGATCGACAAACTGGGATTGGCCACGCAATGA
- a CDS encoding substrate-binding domain-containing protein → MPKPQPLRLHLASLLTCLCVAALGSAHAADTINVYGPGGPAPAMKEAAKAFGEAQHVSVNVTAGPTGQWLDKAKADAHVVFSGAENMMSDFAKAMPGVFDLQKAEPMYLRPVAILVRPGNPKNIQGFRDVLAPGIKVLAVAGAGQNGLWEDVAGRTGDIQVLRAFRRNLLLPEAGNSAEARQRWIAQPDIDVWLIWNIWQVANPNLAQLVEMDEPFRIYRDTGIVLSHQGEKNAQAQAFVQYLQSPAGQAIFAKWGWQTPAAGTAK, encoded by the coding sequence ATGCCAAAGCCCCAGCCACTCCGCCTCCACCTCGCCTCTCTGCTGACCTGCCTCTGTGTTGCGGCACTGGGCAGCGCCCATGCGGCCGATACCATCAACGTCTACGGCCCGGGCGGCCCGGCACCGGCGATGAAGGAGGCCGCCAAAGCCTTTGGCGAGGCCCAGCATGTCAGCGTCAACGTCACGGCCGGGCCCACCGGCCAGTGGCTGGACAAGGCCAAGGCCGATGCACATGTGGTATTCAGCGGCGCCGAGAACATGATGAGCGACTTTGCCAAGGCCATGCCCGGCGTCTTCGATCTTCAGAAGGCCGAGCCCATGTACCTGCGCCCCGTAGCCATCCTGGTGCGGCCGGGCAACCCCAAAAACATCCAAGGCTTTCGCGATGTACTCGCACCTGGCATCAAGGTGCTGGCGGTAGCCGGTGCGGGCCAGAATGGTTTGTGGGAGGACGTGGCCGGGCGCACCGGCGACATCCAGGTGCTGCGCGCCTTTCGCCGCAACCTCCTGCTGCCCGAAGCCGGCAACAGCGCAGAAGCGCGCCAGCGCTGGATCGCCCAGCCCGATATCGATGTCTGGCTGATCTGGAATATCTGGCAGGTCGCCAACCCCAATCTGGCGCAGTTGGTCGAGATGGATGAGCCCTTCCGCATCTACCGCGACACCGGCATTGTGCTCAGCCACCAGGGTGAGAAAAATGCGCAGGCCCAGGCCTTTGTGCAGTACCTGCAGTCGCCCGCCGGCCAGGCCATCTTTGCCAAATGGGGCTGGCAGACACCGGCTGCTGGCACTGCCAAATAA
- a CDS encoding RNA polymerase sigma factor — protein MRAQDEAEIVACIPSLRRYARGLVSDPDRADDLVQDTLERAWSRFSLWQKRNELRAWMFGIMHNHFIDRIRAQRSRPEDSAGDDLPELPQRAQQTDALEVRDLDRLLQRLPPEQREVLLLVSVEELSYQEVAQITGVPLGTVMSRLSRARARLRDEMAGQTQDKVSSAAQRIQRVK, from the coding sequence ATGCGCGCACAGGACGAAGCGGAGATTGTGGCCTGCATCCCCAGCCTGCGGCGCTATGCGCGTGGGCTGGTCTCCGACCCCGACCGGGCCGATGACCTGGTGCAGGACACCCTGGAGCGCGCCTGGTCGCGCTTTTCCCTGTGGCAAAAGCGCAATGAGCTGCGGGCCTGGATGTTCGGCATCATGCACAACCATTTCATCGACCGCATCCGCGCCCAGCGCAGCCGGCCAGAGGACAGCGCGGGCGATGACCTGCCCGAGCTGCCCCAGCGCGCCCAGCAGACCGATGCGCTGGAAGTGCGTGACCTCGACCGCCTGCTGCAGCGTCTGCCGCCCGAGCAGCGCGAGGTGCTGCTGTTGGTCAGCGTCGAAGAGCTGAGCTACCAGGAAGTGGCACAGATCACCGGCGTGCCGCTGGGCACCGTGATGTCGCGGCTCTCGCGGGCACGCGCCCGGCTGCGCGATGAAATGGCTGGCCAGACGCAGGACAAAGTCAGCAGCGCAGCGCAAAGAATCCAACGGGTGAAGTGA
- a CDS encoding FHA domain-containing protein, with translation MPALIQIRSPHSPSPRPLKLGKGQTLFGRGLGCSLCLDSQGVSRDHGAFSYYIGVLVVEDHDSTNGIFVNGTKVKRQVLYTGDRVKVGPVEIYIQKGSAASGADFRSATSAPQTPK, from the coding sequence ATGCCAGCGCTTATTCAGATTCGGTCGCCCCATTCCCCGTCTCCCAGACCGCTGAAACTGGGCAAAGGCCAGACCTTGTTTGGCCGTGGGCTGGGCTGCAGCTTGTGCCTGGATAGCCAAGGGGTCAGCAGAGACCATGGCGCCTTCAGCTACTACATAGGGGTATTGGTGGTCGAGGACCACGACAGCACCAATGGCATCTTTGTCAACGGTACCAAGGTCAAGCGCCAGGTGCTGTACACGGGGGACAGGGTCAAGGTCGGGCCGGTCGAGATCTACATCCAAAAGGGCTCAGCAGCCTCCGGGGCAGACTTCAGGTCAGCTACATCGGCGCCTCAAACGCCAAAGTAA
- the greB gene encoding transcription elongation factor GreB has protein sequence MNKAFTKETDNDDDDDLPQLPKIAGGKNYITPSGYRALEQELLQLIDDERPKVVEVVHWAASNGDRSENGDYLYGKKRLREIDRRIRFLTKRMEAAEVVDPGVHHGSDQVYFGATVQYCDQHGSEESITIMGIDEADASRGQVSWVAPIARALLKARIGDEVQLPTPGGVRVLEVLDVQYPELGTS, from the coding sequence ATGAACAAGGCCTTTACCAAAGAGACAGACAACGACGACGATGACGATCTGCCGCAACTGCCCAAGATTGCCGGCGGCAAGAACTACATCACGCCCAGTGGCTACCGCGCGCTGGAGCAGGAACTGCTGCAGCTGATCGACGACGAGCGGCCCAAGGTGGTGGAGGTAGTGCACTGGGCTGCGAGCAATGGCGACCGCTCGGAAAACGGCGACTACCTGTATGGCAAGAAGCGCCTGCGCGAGATTGACCGGCGCATCCGCTTTCTGACCAAGCGCATGGAAGCGGCCGAGGTGGTGGACCCGGGCGTCCACCATGGCAGCGACCAGGTGTACTTTGGCGCCACGGTGCAGTACTGCGACCAGCATGGCAGCGAGGAGTCGATCACCATCATGGGCATTGACGAGGCCGATGCCAGCCGCGGCCAGGTGAGCTGGGTGGCCCCCATTGCGCGGGCGCTGCTGAAGGCCCGCATTGGTGATGAGGTGCAGCTGCCGACGCCGGGCGGGGTGCGGGTGCTGGAGGTGCTGGATGTGCAATACCCGGAGTTGGGGACATCCTGA
- a CDS encoding anti-sigma factor family protein yields MDQPPLKTLDASPTPPVTEADLHAYVDRQLPSARHLQVEQYLQDHPEERARVQDWQQQNARLREMLAPVMDEPLPMGLPLRPTHSSLPWRSLAAGLLVAVVSAGAAWSIRGAVDAKAIQLAMAGQPAAHTPLSAHPQLLPASGSALSGFAQRAAIAHVVYSPDVRRPVEIGAEQEQALVTWLTKRMGTPVRPPPLNALGYRLIGGRLLPGDSGPVAQFMYETEAGLRLTLYVTREVNTQNDVQFKFGQDGPVNVFYWVENHLGYAISAGADRAELMRVSQAVYQHLQQD; encoded by the coding sequence ATGGACCAGCCCCCTCTCAAAACCTTGGACGCCAGTCCGACACCGCCGGTGACCGAAGCTGATCTGCATGCCTATGTGGACCGGCAATTGCCTAGCGCACGCCACCTCCAGGTGGAGCAATACCTGCAAGACCACCCGGAAGAGCGCGCCCGTGTGCAGGATTGGCAGCAGCAAAATGCGCGCCTGCGCGAGATGCTGGCACCGGTGATGGATGAGCCCTTGCCAATGGGCCTGCCCCTGCGCCCCACGCACAGCAGCCTGCCCTGGCGCAGCCTGGCTGCCGGCTTGCTGGTTGCCGTGGTCAGCGCGGGTGCCGCCTGGTCGATCCGTGGCGCGGTCGATGCCAAGGCCATCCAGCTCGCGATGGCCGGCCAGCCCGCAGCCCACACCCCTCTATCCGCCCATCCCCAGCTGCTGCCCGCCAGCGGCAGCGCCCTGAGCGGCTTTGCCCAGCGCGCCGCCATTGCCCATGTGGTCTACAGCCCCGATGTGCGGCGCCCGGTCGAAATTGGCGCCGAGCAAGAGCAGGCCCTGGTCACCTGGCTGACCAAGCGCATGGGCACCCCTGTGCGCCCTCCTCCTCTCAATGCCCTCGGCTACCGGCTGATTGGCGGCCGCCTGCTGCCCGGTGACAGCGGGCCGGTGGCGCAGTTCATGTACGAGACCGAAGCTGGTCTGCGCCTGACCTTGTATGTCACCCGCGAGGTGAACACCCAGAACGATGTGCAGTTCAAGTTCGGCCAGGACGGGCCCGTCAACGTGTTTTATTGGGTCGAGAACCATCTGGGTTATGCCATCTCGGCAGGTGCGGACCGGGCGGAGCTGATGCGCGTCTCGCAGGCCGTCTACCAGCATCTGCAGCAAGACTGA
- a CDS encoding fibronectin type III domain-containing protein: MFDVMANQAIAITQFDMSPMGNTNYEIYYRVGTWVGHANSPGDWTLLQTGPVSANVSGTGVPVALDTPLSLLANETYAFYITSTLTNVSLNYSNGSNVGALFASDSVLSFFEGGGMEYPFTAGTGAVYQPRVWNGAIHYQIVGAASRLAVKTPATATQGTALDFSVTAVDAQGYHVPSYTGTVQFSSSDAAAALPASAALLNGQGTFSATFLATGTQTIVATDTATPSIVGTSNNTLVAAAPVPDAPSITSAVAGNAEVELSWSVPADNGSAITEYVVTGLPQGSCTSVSTSCLITGLTNGTPYTFTVVAKNLGGGSAPSAASIAVTPSADLLFAGAGPTIVLAQGAIGQNYNTPILVSGGLPPYSFALSGNLPAGLSLNANTGVISGTPTTAQTEAFSITVMDSVEVQQSFNKAAAVHTATQSFSITITAAPVAATPTPVPSLGTWGLLALSALLALLGMTRGRGRFKA, from the coding sequence ATGTTCGATGTCATGGCCAACCAGGCCATCGCCATTACGCAGTTCGATATGTCGCCGATGGGCAATACGAACTATGAAATCTACTACCGCGTCGGCACCTGGGTAGGCCATGCCAATTCGCCTGGTGACTGGACCTTGCTGCAAACAGGACCGGTATCGGCAAATGTGTCAGGTACAGGGGTACCGGTAGCCCTGGACACCCCCTTGAGCCTGCTTGCCAATGAGACATATGCGTTCTACATCACGTCCACATTAACCAATGTCAGCTTGAACTACAGCAATGGCAGCAACGTGGGAGCGCTTTTTGCGTCAGACAGCGTGCTGTCGTTCTTTGAGGGAGGTGGCATGGAATACCCCTTCACAGCCGGCACCGGAGCGGTGTACCAACCTCGGGTCTGGAACGGTGCCATTCACTACCAAATCGTGGGTGCCGCCAGCCGCCTGGCCGTCAAAACACCTGCCACCGCCACCCAAGGCACGGCGCTCGACTTCAGCGTGACCGCCGTCGATGCCCAGGGCTACCATGTACCGAGCTACACGGGTACAGTGCAATTTTCCAGCTCAGATGCGGCTGCAGCGCTGCCCGCCAGTGCGGCATTGTTGAACGGCCAAGGCACCTTCTCGGCAACCTTCTTGGCAACCGGTACACAAACTATCGTGGCTACGGATACCGCCACACCCAGCATCGTCGGCACGTCAAACAATACGCTGGTTGCAGCAGCGCCAGTTCCTGATGCACCATCCATCACCTCGGCCGTTGCAGGCAATGCAGAGGTAGAGCTGAGCTGGTCCGTACCTGCGGACAATGGTTCGGCCATCACGGAATATGTCGTGACGGGTCTGCCTCAGGGAAGCTGCACATCCGTGTCGACGAGCTGCCTGATCACCGGTCTGACCAACGGCACCCCCTACACCTTCACGGTGGTGGCCAAGAATCTGGGCGGCGGCAGCGCCCCATCGGCTGCCAGCATTGCCGTCACCCCCAGCGCTGATTTGCTCTTTGCGGGCGCAGGCCCCACCATTGTTCTGGCCCAGGGTGCTATCGGCCAGAACTACAACACGCCGATCCTGGTGAGTGGCGGCCTGCCACCTTACAGCTTCGCGCTGAGCGGTAACCTGCCGGCAGGCCTCAGCCTCAACGCCAACACCGGCGTGATCAGCGGAACGCCTACAACGGCGCAGACGGAAGCGTTCAGCATCACCGTCATGGACAGCGTAGAGGTGCAGCAGTCCTTTAATAAGGCCGCGGCTGTCCATACCGCAACGCAGAGCTTCAGCATCACCATCACGGCAGCCCCCGTGGCAGCAACGCCAACGCCGGTTCCTAGCTTGGGCACCTGGGGCCTGCTGGCGCTGTCGGCCTTGCTGGCACTGCTGGGCATGACGCGGGGCCGTGGCCGGTTCAAGGCCTAG